One window from the genome of Aeromonas sp. FDAARGOS 1405 encodes:
- a CDS encoding PHP domain-containing protein, whose protein sequence is MRFDLHCHTTASDGVLSPAELVRRAAEKQVEVLAVTDHDTLAGLDEVRRTIEAEQLPLRLVSGVEISTGWEHHEIHIVALGVDENNPQLTDFLAGQLARREARALEIGRRLEKCLIPGTYEEAKALAGDAAVTRAHFARVLVARGVADNMQKVFKKYLSRGNKGYAPAEWPEMSEAIAAIHAAGGLAVLAHPSRYDLTAKWIKRLLVAFKAAGGDAMEVSLPQQSPQERANLGQWAKDHDLYISVGSDFHFPSNWTELGRHLWLPKEGMPIWLAYPNHFGLTTEQQAELLASR, encoded by the coding sequence ATGAGATTCGATCTTCACTGCCATACCACTGCCTCCGACGGGGTGCTGAGCCCCGCCGAACTGGTGCGTCGCGCTGCCGAAAAACAGGTCGAGGTGTTAGCAGTTACTGACCACGATACCCTCGCTGGGCTTGATGAGGTGCGCCGCACCATCGAAGCCGAGCAACTGCCGCTGCGATTGGTGAGCGGGGTCGAGATCTCCACCGGCTGGGAGCATCACGAAATTCATATCGTGGCGCTGGGGGTGGATGAAAACAATCCGCAGCTGACCGACTTTCTGGCCGGTCAGTTGGCCCGCCGTGAGGCGCGCGCGCTGGAAATCGGGCGTCGTCTGGAGAAGTGCCTCATCCCCGGCACCTATGAAGAGGCCAAGGCGCTCGCCGGTGATGCTGCCGTGACCCGCGCCCACTTTGCCAGGGTGCTGGTGGCGCGTGGGGTGGCCGACAACATGCAGAAGGTATTCAAAAAGTACCTGAGCCGTGGCAATAAAGGGTATGCCCCGGCCGAGTGGCCCGAGATGAGCGAAGCCATCGCTGCCATTCACGCCGCTGGCGGGCTGGCGGTGCTGGCCCACCCCAGCCGTTACGATCTCACCGCCAAGTGGATCAAGCGGCTGCTGGTGGCCTTCAAGGCGGCCGGTGGCGATGCCATGGAGGTCTCATTGCCCCAGCAGAGTCCGCAGGAGCGGGCCAATCTGGGCCAGTGGGCCAAGGATCACGACCTCTATATCTCGGTGGGATCGGATTTTCACTTCCCCTCCAACTGGACCGAGCTGGGCCGCCACCTCTGGCTGCCCAAAGAGGGGATGCCCATCTGGTTGGCCTATCCAAATCACTTTGGGCTCACCACCGAGCAACAAGCCGAGCTGCTGGCAAGCCGGTAA
- a CDS encoding L-threonylcarbamoyladenylate synthase — MSQHFYVHPENPQARLIGQAVQIIQNGGVIVYPTDSGYALGCQMGDKGALERICRIRRLDANHDFTLVCRDLSEISTYAKVDNSAFRLIKNNTPGAYTFIFKATKEVPRRLMNEKKKSIGIRVPDNKIAQALLEALGEPLLSTTLILPDSEMAEFDPEEIFDKLGKQIDLVVNGGYLGEQPTTVVDFSDDEPVLRRRGAGDPTPFE; from the coding sequence ATGAGTCAGCATTTTTACGTACATCCGGAAAACCCCCAGGCCCGTCTGATCGGTCAGGCGGTACAGATCATCCAGAACGGCGGTGTGATCGTCTATCCGACCGACTCCGGTTATGCGCTGGGTTGCCAGATGGGTGACAAGGGCGCGCTGGAGCGCATCTGCCGCATCCGTCGTCTCGACGCTAACCACGACTTCACTCTGGTGTGTCGCGATCTCTCCGAGATCTCCACCTACGCCAAGGTCGACAACAGCGCGTTTCGCCTGATCAAGAACAACACCCCGGGCGCCTACACCTTCATCTTCAAGGCGACCAAAGAGGTGCCGCGCCGCCTGATGAACGAGAAGAAGAAGAGCATTGGCATCCGGGTGCCGGACAACAAGATTGCTCAGGCGCTCTTGGAAGCACTCGGCGAGCCGCTGCTCTCCACCACATTGATCCTGCCGGACTCCGAGATGGCCGAGTTCGACCCGGAAGAGATCTTCGACAAGCTGGGCAAGCAGATCGATCTGGTGGTCAACGGCGGCTATCTGGGCGAGCAGCCCACCACTGTGGTCGATTTCTCTGACGACGAGCCGGTATTGCGTCGTCGCGGCGCCGGAGACCCGACTCCGTTTGAGTGA